Proteins co-encoded in one Deltaproteobacteria bacterium genomic window:
- the fusA gene encoding elongation factor G — protein sequence MRNTEIDRIRNLGIIAHGGAGKTTLAESLLFCAGATDRMGRVDDGSSNFDVDPEEIKRKITISTSFHHYRWGKYDVTVADTPGYINFEADARNCLSFLDGAVLVVNAVSGVEVQTEKMWKFANELRVPTIGFVSKMDRERADFERVVEEIKEVLNANVVPVMYPIGKEAQLRGVVDICKMKAAIYPREGSGEFELQDVPEDLAGRIGELREMFVESVAETDDELLEKYLSDSEITEEEMMEAYRNAVWEMKIFPLFCGSALKLVGIHALLDYVNQLLPPPPFRGEIVGKNPRNREEEGRKIAKEGPFSAQVFKTLVDPYAGKLSIMKINSGTLTPDMGLYNANKDTSERIAQILKLEGKKQRQLTSAIAGEIIAIPKFKETVTGDTLCDKKSPIQFGELTFEEPVISFAIKPVSRGDEDKLGPSLARLMEEDPTLTFGQDPQTRQFILSGMGEIHLEVAVEKLKRQFGVEVVLRTPKVPYKETIKKSVQVQGRYKKQTGGRGQYGDTWLQIEPLERGTGFEFVNKIVGGVVPRQYIPAVEKGVLEAMTDGFLAGYPVVDIRVTLYDGSYHPVDSSEMAFKIAASLGFKKGMEQANPVLIEPIIEVEVTCPEENIGDVIGDMNSKRGRVLGVEAHGRHQVVRVLVPMAEILRYSSDLRALTSGRGVFTMKFSHYEEATGQVADKVMDEAKREAEAVADEK from the coding sequence ATGAGGAATACAGAGATCGACAGGATCAGAAACCTCGGGATTATAGCGCACGGCGGGGCGGGAAAGACCACGCTGGCCGAGTCTCTTCTTTTCTGTGCGGGGGCTACCGACAGGATGGGAAGGGTTGATGACGGTTCTTCGAATTTCGACGTTGATCCAGAGGAGATCAAGAGGAAAATTACGATAAGCACCTCGTTTCACCACTACCGCTGGGGAAAATATGACGTTACCGTTGCCGATACCCCGGGATACATAAATTTTGAGGCCGACGCGAGGAATTGCCTGAGCTTTTTAGACGGGGCCGTTCTCGTGGTGAACGCCGTTTCCGGCGTCGAGGTGCAAACGGAGAAGATGTGGAAATTTGCCAATGAGTTGAGAGTGCCCACCATTGGTTTCGTGAGCAAGATGGACCGCGAAAGGGCCGATTTTGAGAGAGTCGTCGAGGAAATAAAGGAAGTTTTGAACGCAAACGTCGTTCCCGTCATGTATCCAATCGGAAAAGAAGCACAGCTCCGGGGAGTGGTGGATATCTGCAAGATGAAGGCGGCTATCTATCCCCGCGAGGGATCGGGTGAATTTGAGCTTCAGGATGTCCCTGAGGACCTGGCTGGTAGGATTGGCGAACTGAGAGAGATGTTTGTGGAGTCGGTGGCGGAGACGGATGATGAGCTGCTCGAGAAGTATTTGAGCGACAGCGAAATAACGGAAGAGGAGATGATGGAGGCGTACAGGAACGCCGTCTGGGAAATGAAAATTTTTCCTCTTTTCTGCGGCTCTGCATTGAAGCTCGTCGGGATTCACGCCCTCCTGGACTATGTCAACCAATTGTTGCCCCCTCCGCCGTTTCGGGGAGAGATCGTGGGAAAAAACCCAAGGAACAGAGAGGAAGAGGGGAGGAAAATAGCAAAGGAAGGGCCCTTCTCGGCGCAGGTGTTCAAGACCCTCGTCGACCCCTATGCGGGGAAGCTTTCTATCATGAAGATCAACTCGGGGACGTTGACTCCCGACATGGGACTGTATAACGCAAACAAGGACACTTCTGAACGCATAGCACAGATATTGAAGCTGGAGGGGAAAAAGCAGAGGCAGTTGACGAGCGCAATCGCCGGGGAGATTATCGCTATTCCCAAGTTCAAGGAAACGGTGACGGGAGATACGCTCTGCGACAAAAAAAGCCCCATCCAATTTGGTGAGCTCACCTTCGAGGAGCCCGTCATATCCTTTGCGATAAAGCCGGTAAGCAGAGGTGACGAGGACAAGCTTGGTCCCTCCCTGGCCCGCCTCATGGAGGAGGACCCAACGCTTACATTTGGCCAGGATCCGCAGACCAGGCAGTTCATTCTTTCGGGGATGGGGGAGATACACCTGGAGGTTGCGGTGGAAAAACTGAAGCGGCAGTTTGGCGTGGAGGTGGTGCTCCGGACCCCGAAGGTGCCGTACAAAGAGACGATCAAGAAAAGCGTACAGGTGCAGGGAAGATACAAGAAACAGACAGGCGGAAGAGGTCAGTACGGAGATACATGGTTGCAGATCGAACCCCTCGAGAGAGGAACCGGCTTCGAGTTCGTCAACAAGATTGTCGGGGGGGTAGTGCCCCGCCAGTATATTCCCGCCGTTGAAAAAGGAGTCCTTGAAGCAATGACCGATGGCTTTCTTGCAGGCTATCCTGTCGTTGACATTCGGGTTACCCTCTACGACGGTTCATACCATCCCGTCGATTCGTCGGAGATGGCTTTTAAAATTGCCGCATCACTGGGGTTCAAGAAGGGGATGGAGCAGGCAAATCCCGTGCTCATCGAACCCATAATCGAGGTTGAGGTAACCTGCCCCGAAGAGAACATCGGGGATGTGATCGGCGATATGAACAGCAAGAGGGGAAGGGTTCTTGGAGTGGAGGCACATGGAAGGCACCAGGTTGTCAGGGTGCTGGTTCCCATGGCAGAGATCTTGAGATACTCGTCGGATTTAAGGGCTCTCACCTCCGGCAGGGGCGTGTTCACCATGAAGTTCTCCCACTACGAGGAGGCGACGGGCCAGGTGGCCGATAAGGTGATGGATGAAGCGAAGAGGGAAGCCGAAGCAGTCGCGGATGAAAAATGA
- a CDS encoding diguanylate cyclase produces MVQDFQNKSKEIIRSSSSIDIKIKEFTDLISKFLDNSVVSVLLFDREVDEFFLRGSTIRYQGGVDAVRFSASGTVDALSLVEKRVVSMREVNRPADSRLKAEYHAFGLNTMGEMLGVVSVQSVSERGLPPEKIAAAGEAINQLADVVSIAIKEETVSERMTKIAAINEAGVNIISTLDLDRLLKLVATSASLIMEAESCVLRLYDEDSGKYTIREFYGLKGEDVQKMLFQLDRAVVVEVLKSGNPILLRDIGEDEQHKKFDGYAKTLICYPLKEGVDVIGTATIFDKFTQKTFYPIPFTSEDLNNFEKFTRYAEKAISNAITFERNEKLKNIDDVTGLPNLKYFQSRLLTELNRAKRFSSKLVLMICEIVPHVSFEEFYMKWKGDRIIKRLAGKIRGTLREYDVVARISESKFGIILPQAEDGKISAIPRIKKSIEDEIAVIKEEGKDIKVDIKFGHATYPDDGEEYEKLIFKTNILKL; encoded by the coding sequence ATGGTACAGGATTTTCAGAATAAATCCAAAGAGATAATACGTTCTTCCAGCAGTATCGATATAAAGATAAAAGAATTTACCGATCTTATTTCCAAGTTTCTCGACAACTCGGTAGTTTCCGTTCTTCTCTTCGACAGGGAAGTGGATGAATTTTTCCTCAGGGGCTCCACTATCCGGTACCAGGGGGGTGTTGATGCCGTGCGCTTCTCGGCTTCGGGAACGGTGGATGCCCTGTCCCTTGTAGAAAAACGCGTGGTTTCCATGAGGGAGGTGAACAGGCCCGCCGACAGCAGACTGAAGGCGGAGTACCACGCCTTCGGGTTGAACACGATGGGGGAGATGCTCGGAGTCGTCTCTGTCCAGAGTGTCTCAGAAAGAGGCCTTCCCCCGGAGAAGATCGCCGCGGCAGGAGAGGCGATCAACCAGCTTGCCGATGTCGTATCAATAGCCATCAAAGAGGAAACTGTTTCCGAGCGCATGACCAAGATAGCGGCCATCAACGAAGCCGGGGTCAACATCATTTCCACTCTCGACCTGGACAGGCTGCTCAAGCTTGTTGCCACGTCTGCTTCCCTGATCATGGAGGCAGAGAGCTGTGTGTTGAGGTTGTATGACGAAGACAGCGGCAAATACACGATAAGAGAATTCTACGGCCTGAAGGGAGAGGATGTACAGAAGATGCTGTTTCAACTCGACAGGGCGGTGGTGGTGGAGGTGTTGAAAAGCGGCAATCCGATTCTCCTCCGGGATATTGGCGAAGATGAACAGCACAAGAAGTTCGATGGCTATGCGAAGACGCTTATCTGCTATCCCCTGAAGGAAGGGGTGGATGTTATCGGGACGGCAACCATTTTTGACAAGTTCACGCAAAAGACTTTTTACCCCATACCCTTTACGAGTGAGGACCTGAATAATTTTGAAAAGTTTACCAGGTATGCGGAAAAGGCGATTTCAAATGCCATAACCTTTGAGAGAAATGAAAAGCTGAAAAACATAGACGACGTGACGGGATTGCCCAATCTCAAGTATTTCCAGTCCCGGCTGTTAACCGAGCTGAACCGGGCCAAGAGGTTCAGCAGCAAACTCGTCCTGATGATTTGTGAAATCGTCCCCCATGTGAGCTTTGAGGAATTTTACATGAAGTGGAAGGGAGACCGTATCATAAAGCGTCTTGCCGGGAAAATAAGGGGAACCTTGCGCGAGTATGACGTGGTGGCGAGAATCAGTGAAAGCAAGTTTGGCATCATATTGCCTCAGGCCGAGGACGGAAAGATAAGTGCAATCCCGAGGATAAAGAAGTCCATAGAAGATGAGATCGCCGTGATCAAGGAAGAGGGGAAGGACATCAAAGTCGATATAAAGTTTGGACATGCCACATATCCAGACGACGGTGAGGAGTACGAGAAGCTCATCTTCAAGACGAATATCTTAAAGTTGTGA
- a CDS encoding MOSC domain-containing protein translates to MSGRIVAVSISGEKGTRKENVDFVSLVEGSGIAGDAHAGPGTRQVSLLSIDSIEKMRASGGLELSPGDFAENITVEGISLLSIDVGTKIRLGETALLEVTHIGKECHDRCAIYFSAGDCVMPREGIFAKVVRGGLVRPGDGVALE, encoded by the coding sequence ATGTCTGGCAGGATCGTTGCGGTATCAATCAGCGGAGAAAAGGGAACGAGGAAAGAAAACGTCGATTTTGTTTCCCTCGTTGAGGGCAGCGGTATTGCAGGAGATGCGCACGCAGGGCCCGGCACGAGGCAGGTCAGCCTCCTCTCCATTGATTCGATCGAGAAGATGAGAGCTTCCGGCGGCCTGGAGCTTTCTCCCGGAGACTTTGCTGAAAACATTACAGTCGAGGGCATTTCGCTCCTCTCGATCGATGTGGGTACGAAAATCCGGCTCGGAGAAACTGCGCTGCTGGAAGTTACCCACATCGGTAAGGAATGTCACGATCGGTGTGCCATATACTTTTCAGCCGGCGACTGTGTCATGCCCCGGGAGGGAATATTTGCGAAAGTTGTAAGAGGAGGACTGGTCAGGCCGGGAGACGGGGTTGCACTTGAATGA
- a CDS encoding molybdenum cofactor biosynthesis protein, with protein sequence MFTAFVITVSDRSFRGEREDLSGPSVAGFLAGKQFHVVGSAIVPDEAGAIGDAICGAIDNEGVDLVVTTGGTGLSPRDVTPEATLSVIDRHIPGFPEIMRKESIAKTAYASFSRGVCGIRGKSIVINLPGSPKGAIENIEVIGDILRDAVREVRGEVADCSEKGIERLKE encoded by the coding sequence ATGTTTACCGCTTTCGTGATAACCGTGAGCGACAGGTCATTCCGCGGGGAGAGAGAAGACCTGTCGGGCCCATCGGTTGCCGGATTCCTGGCGGGGAAGCAATTTCATGTGGTCGGGTCTGCCATCGTACCCGACGAGGCCGGTGCGATAGGTGACGCTATCTGCGGGGCTATTGATAATGAGGGAGTTGACCTCGTGGTGACAACGGGCGGCACGGGGCTGTCACCGAGGGATGTGACACCCGAGGCTACCCTCTCCGTCATAGACAGACACATCCCGGGTTTTCCAGAAATCATGAGAAAGGAAAGCATTGCAAAAACAGCCTACGCCTCCTTTTCAAGGGGGGTTTGCGGCATAAGAGGGAAAAGCATCGTAATAAATCTTCCCGGTTCTCCAAAAGGAGCGATTGAAAATATAGAGGTGATAGGGGATATCCTCAGGGATGCGGTAAGGGAAGTGCGGGGAGAGGTGGCTGACTGCAGCGAAAAGGGCATCGAGCGGCTCAAAGAGTGA
- the larE gene encoding ATP-dependent sacrificial sulfur transferase LarE, whose translation MGAVIVAFSGGVDSTFLLKVAIDTLGERAVAVTATSSTYPSFELEQARSLATLFAARHLIIESEELDIPEFRGNPPNRCYFCKKELFGKLIKIGETMNIPWVVDGNNSDDIFDFRPGRVAAEELGVRSPLVEAGLVKDEIRVLSRKLGIPTWNKGSYACLSSRFPYGNEITEEGLKKIEACEAYLIEKGFRQFRVRHHDSVARIEVGQDEMERFLDPSIRKEVSERFRELGYTFVSLDLEGYRAGSMNVTIEGDAHRTKEKGS comes from the coding sequence ATGGGTGCCGTCATCGTGGCATTCAGCGGGGGGGTGGACAGTACCTTTTTGCTCAAAGTAGCAATTGACACCCTCGGGGAAAGGGCAGTTGCCGTCACGGCAACTTCCTCAACCTATCCTTCTTTCGAACTTGAACAGGCCAGGTCCCTCGCCACATTGTTCGCCGCACGGCACCTGATCATAGAATCGGAGGAATTAGACATTCCCGAGTTTCGAGGCAATCCGCCGAACAGGTGTTATTTCTGCAAAAAGGAGTTGTTCGGCAAATTGATAAAAATTGGTGAGACAATGAACATCCCCTGGGTTGTCGACGGCAACAACAGCGACGACATTTTCGATTTCAGGCCCGGAAGGGTTGCAGCGGAGGAGCTTGGGGTTCGAAGCCCACTCGTGGAAGCCGGCCTCGTTAAAGATGAGATACGGGTGCTCTCCCGGAAACTCGGCATTCCCACGTGGAACAAGGGATCTTACGCGTGTCTCTCATCGCGGTTCCCATACGGAAATGAAATCACGGAGGAGGGCCTCAAAAAAATAGAGGCATGTGAAGCTTACCTTATAGAAAAGGGGTTCAGGCAGTTCAGGGTTCGGCACCACGACAGCGTTGCGCGAATCGAAGTTGGGCAGGACGAGATGGAGAGGTTTCTTGACCCTTCGATCAGGAAGGAGGTCTCGGAACGGTTCAGGGAACTCGGGTATACCTTCGTCTCCCTTGACCTCGAGGGATACAGGGCGGGAAGCATGAACGTTACGATAGAGGGGGATGCCCACCGCACAAAGGAAAAAGGCTCTTAG
- a CDS encoding adenylyltransferase, protein MGREEENILRFSRNILIEEIGPEGQKKIRSSSVLVVGAGGLGSAVLFYLAAAGAGKIGIVDHDRVDLTNLQRQILYQEKNVGEKKTEVAARRLKALHGETVIETYTERINTDNVFDIIGGYEIIVDGTDSFESKYLLNDACVIAGKRLVHCGILRFGGQFFTVIPGESGCLRCVLPEIPLRKDSPGCQESGILGSVAGLFGSIQATEVLKLKTGAGRPLTDRVMYLDCLDWTVRFVEFKRNDSCPVCGMSPSITRPLSPISYGEACTG, encoded by the coding sequence ATGGGTAGAGAAGAAGAGAATATACTCCGGTTCAGCAGAAATATCCTCATCGAGGAGATCGGGCCGGAAGGGCAGAAAAAAATCCGTTCGTCTTCTGTCCTCGTCGTGGGGGCCGGAGGGCTCGGCTCCGCTGTCCTTTTCTATCTGGCCGCTGCAGGAGCAGGGAAAATAGGAATCGTGGACCATGACAGGGTAGACTTGACAAACCTGCAGCGACAGATACTCTATCAGGAAAAAAACGTGGGAGAAAAAAAGACGGAGGTAGCGGCCAGGAGGCTCAAAGCGCTTCATGGCGAGACCGTCATAGAAACCTATACGGAACGGATAAACACGGACAACGTTTTTGATATCATCGGCGGATACGAGATCATCGTGGACGGAACAGACAGTTTTGAAAGCAAATATCTTTTGAACGATGCCTGTGTCATAGCAGGAAAAAGACTCGTACACTGCGGGATTCTCAGGTTCGGGGGGCAGTTTTTCACGGTGATCCCGGGGGAATCAGGCTGTCTTCGGTGCGTTCTTCCCGAAATCCCGCTGAGAAAGGACTCGCCCGGCTGCCAGGAATCGGGGATCCTCGGATCCGTGGCAGGATTGTTCGGCTCGATACAGGCTACAGAGGTTCTCAAACTCAAAACGGGCGCGGGAAGGCCTCTGACGGACAGGGTCATGTACCTGGACTGCCTCGACTGGACCGTACGTTTCGTTGAGTTCAAAAGAAACGACAGCTGTCCCGTATGCGGCATGAGCCCCTCGATAACCAGGCCTCTCTCCCCGATTTCGTACGGCGAGGCGTGCACCGGTTGA
- a CDS encoding aminotransferase class V-fold PLP-dependent enzyme produces the protein MDRVNIRQREFPVTKNLIYLNHAGVAPIPVSAKTAGVEQLREYANYGAFNPRGWKDISDRGRFLFAKLIGSSPEEVAFVKNTSEGISFIAGGFPWAEGSNVVTTAYEFPANLYPWFALREKGVEVRMVQPEEGRVPAEKIFDAVDSNTTLVSISSVEFINGFRHDLARVGDFCRKRGIFFFVDAIQSLGVIPMDVEAYNIDFLAADGHKWLLSIEGIGCLYVSKRVMDMIRPIEYGWHSVKNRFDFERIDFTLDVTAKKFEAGSLNALSISVFNRSLELIQDLGVTAIYGEVKKLIDHLFLTTEPSWEVITPREETERSGIFTFIVPGADPQVLWKKLLEKKVVVSPRGGGIRVSPHFYNTVEEIDLFFERLRESLREIA, from the coding sequence ATGGATAGGGTCAATATACGGCAGAGGGAGTTTCCCGTAACGAAAAACCTGATCTATCTCAACCATGCCGGCGTGGCCCCCATACCGGTGAGTGCAAAAACAGCCGGCGTCGAGCAGTTGAGGGAGTATGCGAACTACGGGGCATTCAACCCGAGGGGATGGAAGGACATATCGGACAGGGGAAGATTTTTGTTTGCAAAACTCATAGGAAGTTCGCCGGAAGAGGTGGCATTTGTAAAAAACACCTCCGAAGGCATTTCCTTCATCGCCGGTGGCTTTCCGTGGGCTGAAGGTTCAAACGTCGTAACGACGGCCTACGAGTTTCCCGCAAATCTCTATCCGTGGTTCGCTCTCAGGGAGAAGGGGGTCGAGGTCCGCATGGTGCAGCCCGAAGAGGGGAGAGTTCCTGCCGAAAAGATTTTCGATGCCGTCGATAGCAATACGACCCTCGTTTCTATCAGTTCCGTCGAGTTTATCAACGGATTTCGGCACGATCTGGCAAGGGTAGGTGATTTTTGCAGAAAAAGGGGTATTTTCTTCTTCGTCGACGCAATCCAGTCCCTCGGTGTCATACCCATGGACGTTGAAGCATACAACATAGATTTTCTTGCTGCAGATGGGCACAAGTGGCTGCTTTCGATCGAAGGTATCGGGTGTCTGTACGTCTCGAAAAGGGTGATGGACATGATACGGCCGATCGAGTACGGCTGGCATTCGGTGAAAAACAGATTCGATTTCGAACGGATCGATTTTACCCTGGACGTTACGGCAAAAAAGTTCGAGGCGGGTTCGCTGAATGCACTGTCGATATCAGTATTCAACAGATCGCTTGAACTGATCCAAGATCTTGGCGTCACTGCGATTTACGGGGAGGTGAAAAAGCTGATCGATCACCTCTTTCTGACAACCGAACCTTCGTGGGAAGTGATAACTCCCAGAGAAGAAACGGAGCGGTCCGGCATTTTCACGTTCATAGTCCCAGGTGCGGACCCCCAGGTTCTGTGGAAAAAACTGCTCGAGAAAAAAGTGGTTGTTTCCCCGAGAGGGGGGGGCATCAGGGTTTCTCCCCATTTTTACAACACCGTTGAGGAGATCGACCTCTTTTTCGAGCGCCTGCGTGAGTCTTTGAGGGAAATCGCCTGA
- a CDS encoding DUF362 domain-containing protein, giving the protein MPTVSFVTLRSGPEKNLLQKLESTVEQNCNPDLVKKGEMVAVKTHFGERGNLSFVRHQFIHQIVEIIKRRGGKPFLTDTNTLYVGTRSCAPDHIMTAFYNGFGPLTTGAPVIMGDGLRGESKVKVEVNGEYVKEAVIGEEVFNADAMFAVSHFKGHELTGFGGAIKNLGMGCAAREGKLFQHSTVSPYVDPSGCTVCGRCVAVCPVSAIAIVADSAKIDSALCIGCADCIVICPEKTIEVNWNEATESVMRKMAEYARGAVMGKEEKTLYINFITQVSPLCDCYGFNDVPVAPDLGICVSTDPVAIDQACMDLIIESQRGIDPFKSVHPHVDWQVQLEQGEKIGLGSRKYDLETID; this is encoded by the coding sequence ATGCCAACGGTGAGTTTTGTTACCCTGAGGTCCGGGCCGGAGAAGAACCTTTTACAGAAACTGGAAAGCACGGTCGAACAAAATTGTAATCCTGATCTCGTAAAAAAGGGGGAAATGGTGGCCGTGAAGACACATTTCGGGGAAAGGGGGAATCTGTCATTCGTGCGTCATCAATTCATCCACCAGATAGTCGAGATTATCAAAAGAAGGGGAGGGAAACCCTTCCTTACCGACACCAACACCCTCTATGTCGGAACGCGATCCTGCGCCCCGGACCACATAATGACAGCCTTTTACAACGGCTTCGGCCCCCTTACAACGGGCGCTCCCGTGATAATGGGTGACGGCCTGAGAGGTGAGAGCAAGGTGAAAGTGGAGGTCAACGGAGAATACGTAAAAGAGGCAGTCATCGGCGAGGAGGTTTTCAACGCCGACGCCATGTTTGCCGTGTCGCACTTCAAAGGGCACGAACTGACAGGGTTCGGTGGAGCAATAAAGAACCTCGGCATGGGATGCGCCGCCCGGGAAGGAAAGCTCTTCCAGCACTCAACCGTCTCTCCCTACGTGGACCCTTCCGGCTGCACTGTATGCGGCAGGTGTGTCGCCGTTTGCCCGGTGAGTGCCATTGCCATCGTGGCGGATTCGGCAAAAATCGACTCGGCCCTCTGCATAGGATGCGCCGACTGCATAGTCATTTGCCCGGAAAAAACCATTGAGGTCAACTGGAACGAGGCGACGGAGTCGGTGATGAGAAAGATGGCTGAGTACGCCCGCGGCGCAGTAATGGGGAAAGAGGAAAAGACCCTGTACATAAACTTCATCACCCAGGTGAGCCCTCTGTGCGACTGTTATGGGTTCAACGATGTACCGGTGGCCCCGGATCTGGGCATTTGCGTATCAACCGACCCGGTGGCGATAGACCAGGCTTGCATGGACCTGATCATCGAGAGTCAGCGGGGAATCGACCCGTTCAAAAGTGTCCACCCTCATGTCGACTGGCAGGTCCAGCTCGAGCAGGGGGAAAAGATAGGTCTCGGAAGCAGGAAGTATGACCTGGAGACAATTGATTGA
- a CDS encoding CarD family transcriptional regulator has protein sequence MKFKKGEMAVYPGHGVGAIKKIEKRVFSGKREEFYVLRILDTETTILIPVKNVKQVGLRKVITTKEVEEIYRILRKRKSNSNNQPWNRRYRHYMEKLKSGSLRDIAEVLRNLSLLKNDKALSFGERRMFDTARSLLVKEISIAKKVSEDYVEKDISRYINF, from the coding sequence ATGAAATTTAAAAAGGGTGAAATGGCCGTTTATCCCGGCCACGGTGTGGGCGCTATAAAAAAGATAGAGAAACGGGTTTTTTCCGGGAAGCGCGAGGAATTTTACGTTCTGAGGATTTTGGACACGGAGACGACGATTCTTATTCCTGTGAAAAACGTAAAACAGGTGGGGCTCCGGAAGGTCATAACCACCAAGGAAGTAGAAGAAATTTACCGCATTTTAAGAAAGAGAAAATCCAACAGCAACAATCAGCCCTGGAACAGGAGATACCGCCACTATATGGAAAAGCTCAAGAGCGGTTCCCTCCGCGATATCGCAGAAGTCCTGAGAAACCTGTCGCTTTTGAAGAACGACAAGGCTCTTTCCTTCGGCGAAAGGAGAATGTTCGATACCGCGAGAAGCTTGCTCGTGAAGGAGATATCAATTGCCAAGAAGGTTAGTGAGGATTACGTCGAGAAGGATATCAGCAGATATATAAATTTTTAG
- the ispD gene encoding 2-C-methyl-D-erythritol 4-phosphate cytidylyltransferase: MSAVAIIVGGGSGERFGSGVPKQFFPVAGKMVIEYSLAAFAAAPSIESIVAVVPPSLPGSVLDTIFSYRKVSAVVPGGKTRHLSVLSGLEAVKETPAVILVHDAARPLIDVETIEELVSAAKEKGAVIPAIPVSDSLKLSADGTRVEKSVQRNHHYRAQTPQAFRADILRESARNAKERGLDCTDEAQMVELSGYPVFLLRGDEKNVKITSPHDMTVVKSLLGAYTGEFRVGLGYDAHRLVKGRELYLGGIKIEWESGLLGHSDGDCALHAIADAILGASGLGDIGYFFPPDDESIRGIASTEILSRVAGMIEDRGERIVNIDCVIICQRPRIADYAEQMVASISRALGIEGAAVSVKGKTTEGMGFEGSEEGISSIAVALVEKEKGGE; encoded by the coding sequence GTGTCTGCAGTTGCGATAATAGTCGGAGGAGGCAGCGGGGAAAGATTCGGTTCCGGTGTGCCAAAGCAGTTTTTTCCGGTGGCCGGAAAGATGGTCATAGAGTACTCCCTCGCTGCTTTTGCCGCAGCACCGTCCATTGAGTCCATCGTCGCCGTCGTGCCCCCTTCGCTTCCGGGTTCGGTACTCGATACCATTTTTTCCTACCGGAAGGTCTCGGCCGTGGTTCCCGGCGGAAAAACCAGGCATCTGTCGGTACTTTCTGGGCTCGAAGCGGTCAAAGAGACGCCTGCCGTTATCCTCGTCCATGACGCCGCCAGGCCGCTCATTGACGTTGAAACGATTGAGGAACTCGTAAGCGCGGCCAAGGAGAAAGGTGCTGTCATCCCTGCCATACCGGTTTCCGACTCCCTGAAGCTCTCGGCGGACGGAACGAGGGTGGAGAAATCTGTTCAAAGGAACCACCACTACAGGGCCCAGACTCCCCAGGCCTTCAGAGCGGATATATTGAGAGAGTCGGCCAGGAATGCAAAGGAGCGCGGCCTGGATTGCACCGACGAGGCGCAGATGGTGGAGCTATCGGGATACCCCGTGTTTTTGTTGCGGGGGGATGAGAAAAACGTCAAGATTACCTCTCCCCACGACATGACGGTGGTAAAGTCTCTCCTGGGGGCGTATACAGGCGAGTTTCGCGTTGGCCTGGGCTATGATGCCCACAGGCTCGTAAAGGGGAGGGAACTGTACCTCGGGGGAATCAAGATAGAATGGGAATCGGGCCTCCTCGGCCACTCTGATGGAGACTGTGCCCTCCATGCCATCGCAGACGCAATTCTCGGAGCTTCGGGACTTGGGGATATTGGATACTTCTTTCCTCCCGATGATGAGTCCATCAGGGGAATTGCGAGCACGGAAATCCTCTCCAGGGTGGCAGGGATGATCGAAGACAGGGGAGAAAGGATCGTCAATATCGATTGCGTGATAATATGCCAGCGTCCCCGGATAGCTGATTACGCTGAACAGATGGTTGCTTCCATCTCCCGTGCGCTGGGGATAGAAGGGGCCGCCGTTTCCGTGAAGGGTAAGACCACTGAAGGCATGGGTTTTGAGGGATCGGAAGAGGGAATCTCATCGATAGCTGTTGCTCTCGTAGAAAAAGAAAAGGGAGGAGAGTGA